One part of the Piliocolobus tephrosceles isolate RC106 unplaced genomic scaffold, ASM277652v3 unscaffolded_28588, whole genome shotgun sequence genome encodes these proteins:
- the BARX1 gene encoding homeobox protein BarH-like 1, with amino-acid sequence MQRPGEPGAARFGPPEGCADHRPHRYRSFMIEEILTEPPGPKGAAPAAAAAAAGELLKFGVQALLAARPFHSHLAVLKAEQAAVFKFPLAPLGCSGLSSALLAAGPGLPGAAGAPHLPLELQLRGKLEAAGPGEPGTKAKKGRRSRTVFTELQLMGLEKRFEKQKYLSTPDRIDLAESLGLSQLQVKTWYQNRRMKWKKIVLQGGGLESPTKPKGRPKKNSIPTSEQLTEQERAKDAEKPAEVPGEPSDRSRED; translated from the exons ATGCAGCGGCCGGGGGAGCCGGGCGCCGCGCGCTTCGGCCCGCCCGAGGGCTGCGCGGACCACCGGCCGCACCGCTATCGCAGCTTCATGATTGAGGAGATCCTCACGGAGCCACCGGGACCCAAGGGCGCCGCGCCCGCAGCCGCCGCTGCCGCGGCGGGCGAGCTGCTGAAGTTCGGCGTGCAGGCGCTGCTGGCGGCGCGGCCTTTCCACAGCCACCTGG CCGTGCTGAAGGCCGAGCAGGCGGCGGTGTTCAAGTTCCCACTGGCGCCGCTGGGCTGTTCAGGGCTGAGCTCTGCGCTGCTGGCGGCGGGGCCTGGGCTGCCGGGCGCCGCGGGTGCGCCACACCTGCCACTCGAGTTGCAGCTCCGCGGGAAGCTGGAGGCTGCAGGCCCTGGGGAGCCGGGCACCAAGGCCAAGAAGGGGCGTCGGAGCCGCACTGTGTTCACCGAGCTGCAGCTGATGGGCCTGGAGAAACGCTTTGAGAAGCAGAAGTACCTTTCCACGCCGGACAG AATAGATCTTGCTGAATCCCTGGGCCTGAGCCAGTTGCAGGTGAAGACGTGGTACCAGAATCGGAGGATGAAGTGGAAGAAAATA GTGCTGCAGGGCGGCGGCCTGGAGTCTCCCACCAAGCCCAAGGGGCGGCCCAAGAAGAACTCAATTCCAACGAGTGAGCAGCTCACTGAGCAGGAGCGTGCCAAGGATGCGGAGAAACCGGCGGAGGTGCCGGGCGAGCCCAGCGACAGGAGCCGCGAGGACTGA